From one Pseudactinotalea sp. HY158 genomic stretch:
- the rplQ gene encoding 50S ribosomal protein L17, translated as MPAPTKGHRLGGGPAHERLMLANLAQSLFEHGSIRTTENRAKRLRPLAERLITKAKRGDLSARRQVLAVLSRKDVVHVLFTEIAPKMAERPGGYTRITKIAPRKGDNAPMAVIELVLETYSPKQATVKEAEAATQRAVKESAAEEAPAADEAPVTESEEAPAEAEAAVEESDEK; from the coding sequence ATGCCTGCACCTACCAAGGGTCACCGTCTCGGCGGTGGACCGGCGCACGAACGACTGATGCTCGCCAACCTGGCGCAGTCGCTGTTCGAGCACGGCAGCATCCGCACGACGGAGAACCGGGCGAAGCGGCTGCGTCCGCTCGCCGAGCGGCTCATCACCAAGGCCAAGCGCGGCGACCTCTCGGCCCGCCGTCAGGTGCTGGCCGTGCTGTCCCGCAAGGACGTCGTACACGTGCTGTTCACCGAGATCGCGCCGAAGATGGCCGAGCGTCCCGGCGGCTACACGCGCATCACCAAGATCGCGCCGCGCAAGGGCGACAACGCGCCCATGGCCGTGATCGAACTCGTGCTCGAGACCTACAGCCCGAAGCAGGCCACCGTGAAGGAGGCCGAGGCGGCCACTCAGCGCGCCGTCAAGGAGAGCGCCGCGGAGGAGGCCCCCGCCGCCGACGAGGCTCCCGTGACTGAGTCCGAGGAGGCGCCCGCAGAAGCCGAGGCCGCGGTCGAGGAGTCCGACGAGAAGTAA
- a CDS encoding DNA-directed RNA polymerase subunit alpha, with protein MLIAQRPILTEEVVDEFRSRFVIEPLEPGFGYTLGNSLRRTLLSSIPGAAVTSIRVDSVLHEFSTISGVKEDVTEIILNIKNIVVSSENDEPVVMYLRKAGPGVVTAGDITPPAGVEIHNPDLHLATINAKGKLEIELTVERGRGYVSASQNKAYEAEIGRIPVDSIYSPVLKVTYKVEATRVEQRTDFDKLIVDVETKKSMAPRDALASAGKTLVELFGLARELNVEAEGIEIGPSPTDAALAEDLAMPIEQLDLTIRSYNCLKREGIHVVGELVARSEADLLDIRNFGAKSITEVKDKLADLGLSLKDSGADFDASLVAGAFDDGNDFDVYN; from the coding sequence GTGCTCATCGCACAGCGACCCATCCTCACCGAAGAAGTCGTCGACGAGTTCCGCTCGCGGTTCGTGATCGAGCCGCTCGAGCCGGGCTTCGGCTACACGCTCGGCAACTCCCTGCGCCGCACGCTGCTCTCCTCGATCCCCGGTGCGGCCGTCACCTCGATCCGCGTCGACAGCGTGCTGCACGAGTTCTCGACGATCTCGGGCGTGAAGGAAGACGTCACTGAGATCATCCTCAACATCAAGAACATCGTGGTGTCCTCGGAGAACGACGAGCCCGTGGTCATGTACCTGCGCAAGGCGGGCCCGGGTGTGGTCACCGCCGGTGACATCACGCCGCCGGCCGGGGTCGAGATCCACAACCCGGATCTGCACCTGGCCACCATCAACGCCAAGGGCAAGCTCGAGATCGAGCTGACCGTCGAGCGGGGCCGGGGCTACGTCTCCGCGTCGCAGAACAAGGCCTACGAGGCGGAGATCGGCCGGATCCCCGTGGATTCGATCTACTCCCCGGTGCTCAAGGTGACCTACAAGGTCGAGGCCACGCGTGTGGAACAGCGCACGGACTTCGACAAGCTCATCGTCGACGTCGAGACCAAGAAGTCGATGGCGCCGCGGGACGCGCTCGCCTCGGCGGGCAAGACCCTGGTGGAGCTGTTCGGCCTGGCGCGTGAGCTGAACGTCGAGGCCGAGGGCATCGAGATCGGCCCCTCGCCGACCGACGCCGCCCTCGCCGAGGACCTCGCCATGCCCATCGAGCAGCTCGACCTGACGATCCGCTCCTACAACTGCCTCAAGCGTGAGGGCATCCACGTCGTGGGCGAACTGGTCGCACGGTCCGAGGCCGACCTGCTCGACATCCGCAATTTCGGCGCCAAGTCGATCACCGAGGTCAAGGACAAGCTCGCCGACCTCGGACTCTCCCTCAAGGACTCGGGTGCGGACTTCGACGCCTCGCTCGTGGCCGGGGCGTTCGACGACGGCAACGACTTCGACGTCTACAACTGA
- the rpsK gene encoding 30S ribosomal protein S11 — MPPKTRTASGARKPRRRDKKNVAQGHAYITSTFNNTIVSITDPTGAVISWSSSGQVGFKGSRKSTPYAAQMAAEAAARKAQEHGMKKVDVFVKGPGSGRETAIRSLQATGLEVGSISDVTPQAHNGVRPPKRRRV, encoded by the coding sequence ATGCCTCCCAAGACCCGCACCGCCTCCGGCGCCCGCAAGCCGCGCCGCCGGGATAAGAAGAACGTGGCCCAGGGCCACGCCTACATCACCTCGACGTTCAACAACACGATCGTCTCGATCACCGACCCGACCGGAGCGGTGATCTCCTGGTCCTCCTCGGGCCAGGTCGGCTTCAAGGGCTCGCGCAAGTCCACGCCGTACGCCGCGCAGATGGCCGCCGAGGCCGCCGCGCGCAAGGCGCAGGAGCACGGGATGAAGAAGGTCGACGTGTTCGTCAAGGGCCCCGGCTCCGGCCGCGAGACCGCGATCCGCTCGCTCCAGGCCACCGGCCTCGAGGTCGGCTCGATCTCGGACGTGACCCCGCAGGCCCACAACGGCGTCCGCCCGCCGAAGCGTCGCCGCGTCTGA
- the rpsM gene encoding 30S ribosomal protein S13, whose amino-acid sequence MARLVGVDLPREKRLEVALTYIFGVGRTRAAQTCAATGLSPDVRVKDLSDNDLVAVRDFLEASYKLEGDLRREIAADIRRKVEIGCYQGLRHRRGLPVHGQRTKTNARSRKGPKRTVAGKKKAAR is encoded by the coding sequence TTGGCACGACTCGTCGGCGTGGACCTCCCCCGCGAAAAGCGGCTCGAGGTTGCGCTCACCTACATCTTCGGCGTGGGACGCACCCGCGCCGCCCAGACCTGCGCCGCCACCGGGCTCTCGCCCGACGTGCGGGTGAAGGACCTCAGCGACAACGACCTCGTCGCTGTGCGTGACTTCCTCGAGGCGAGCTACAAGCTCGAGGGTGACCTTCGGCGTGAGATCGCCGCGGACATCCGCCGCAAGGTCGAGATCGGCTGCTACCAGGGCCTGCGCCACCGTCGTGGTCTGCCCGTGCACGGGCAGCGCACCAAGACCAACGCCCGCTCGCGCAAGGGCCCCAAGCGCACCGTCGCCGGCAAGAAGAAGGCGGCGCGCTAA
- the rpmJ gene encoding 50S ribosomal protein L36 produces the protein MKVKPSVKKICPKCKVIRRDGSVRVICENLRHKQRQG, from the coding sequence ATGAAGGTCAAGCCGAGCGTCAAGAAGATCTGTCCGAAGTGCAAGGTCATCCGTCGTGACGGATCCGTGCGCGTGATCTGCGAAAACTTGCGCCACAAGCAGCGCCAGGGCTGA
- the infA gene encoding translation initiation factor IF-1, whose amino-acid sequence MGKKSDAIEVEGSVVEALPNAMFRVELENGHKVLAHISGKMRQHYIRILPEDRVVVELSPYDLTRGRIVYRYK is encoded by the coding sequence ATGGGCAAGAAGAGTGATGCCATCGAGGTCGAAGGGAGCGTGGTCGAGGCGCTTCCGAATGCGATGTTCCGGGTGGAACTCGAGAACGGGCACAAGGTCCTCGCCCACATCTCGGGCAAGATGCGCCAGCACTACATCCGAATCCTCCCCGAGGACCGGGTCGTCGTCGAGCTGAGCCCGTACGACCTGACTCGTGGTCGAATCGTCTATCGGTACAAGTAA
- the map gene encoding type I methionyl aminopeptidase, giving the protein MFGRERIEYKSDDQVRVMRRAGLVVADLHAAVRSALQPGLTTADLDRIAAEVITRAGATSNFLGYHGFPGVICTSVNEEIVHGIPGGRELAAGDLVSIDAGAIVDGWHGDAAFSAIVPGAEPDPADAALIATTDQAMWAGIAATATATWLGEVSAAIDDASGDYGIVLDYTGHGIGSAMHQPPEVLNYRTNARGPKLRAGMCLAIEPMLSRASGESRVLEDEWTVVTVDGSRAAHSEHTVAIHAGGIWVLTAPDGGTGGLAPFGVVPVPLD; this is encoded by the coding sequence GTGTTCGGCCGCGAGCGGATCGAGTACAAGTCCGACGACCAGGTCCGCGTCATGCGACGGGCGGGGCTGGTGGTCGCAGACCTCCACGCCGCGGTCCGCTCGGCGCTCCAGCCGGGCCTGACCACCGCCGACCTCGACCGGATCGCGGCCGAGGTCATCACTCGGGCGGGTGCGACGTCGAACTTCCTCGGCTACCACGGCTTCCCCGGGGTGATCTGCACGTCGGTGAACGAGGAGATCGTGCACGGCATCCCGGGCGGGCGTGAGCTCGCGGCCGGCGATCTCGTCTCGATCGACGCCGGGGCGATCGTGGACGGCTGGCACGGGGACGCCGCCTTCTCTGCGATCGTGCCGGGAGCCGAGCCCGACCCCGCCGATGCCGCGCTCATCGCGACCACCGATCAGGCGATGTGGGCCGGCATCGCGGCCACCGCCACGGCGACGTGGCTCGGCGAGGTCTCGGCCGCGATCGACGACGCGAGCGGCGACTACGGCATCGTGCTCGACTACACCGGGCACGGGATCGGATCGGCCATGCACCAGCCCCCCGAGGTGCTCAACTACCGCACCAACGCCCGCGGTCCGAAGCTCAGGGCGGGCATGTGCCTGGCGATCGAACCCATGCTCAGCCGCGCGAGCGGCGAGTCCAGGGTCCTGGAGGACGAGTGGACCGTCGTCACCGTCGACGGCTCCCGGGCCGCGCACTCCGAGCACACCGTCGCCATCCACGCCGGCGGGATCTGGGTGCTCACCGCGCCCGACGGCGGAACCGGGGGACTGGCCCCCTTCGGCGTCGTGCCCGTGCCGCTGGACTGA
- a CDS encoding adenylate kinase, with product MTMRLVLLGPPGAGKGTQAVRIAERLGIPAISTGDIFRANVSERTELGRTAQRYMDAGEYVPDEVTNAMVADRLARDDARTGFLLDGYPRTEPQVRELDSMLGAQDVSLDAVIELTADVDEVVGRLLGRAQEQGRTDDTEPVIRRRLEVYREQTAPLVGIYSGRGLLVQVDGMGEIDEVTDRLQAALAEVGA from the coding sequence ATGACCATGCGTCTCGTGCTCCTCGGTCCGCCGGGGGCGGGCAAGGGAACCCAGGCCGTCCGCATCGCCGAACGGCTGGGTATCCCCGCGATCTCCACCGGCGACATCTTCCGGGCGAACGTGTCCGAGCGCACCGAGCTCGGGCGCACGGCGCAGCGCTACATGGACGCCGGTGAGTACGTGCCGGACGAGGTGACCAATGCGATGGTCGCCGATCGACTGGCCCGCGACGACGCCCGCACCGGTTTCCTGCTCGACGGGTACCCCCGGACCGAGCCCCAGGTGCGCGAGCTCGATTCCATGCTCGGGGCGCAGGACGTCTCGCTCGACGCCGTGATCGAATTGACCGCGGACGTCGACGAGGTGGTCGGACGCCTCCTCGGTCGCGCGCAGGAGCAGGGCCGCACCGACGACACCGAGCCGGTCATCCGGCGCCGGCTCGAGGTCTACCGGGAGCAGACCGCGCCGCTCGTCGGCATCTACTCCGGCCGGGGCCTGCTCGTGCAGGTCGACGGGATGGGTGAGATCGACGAGGTGACGGACCGCCTCCAGGCCGCCCTCGCGGAGGTCGGGGCCTAG
- the secY gene encoding preprotein translocase subunit SecY: protein MLGAFTRAFRTPDLRKKLLFTLGIMALFRLGSLIPTPGIDYTNVQTCIATPTGGGQDLLGLVNLFSGGALLQLSVFALGIMPYITASIIVQLLRVVIPKFEALQKEGQTGQAKLTQYTRYLTIFLAVLQATTYVTMARNGILFPGCSVEVIPDQSWPNLLIMILTMTAGTGLIMWIGEQITEHGVGNGMSLLIFTSIAASFPGAIGQIFAVDGGTTKVLIFVGLALVLTCAIVFVEQSQRRIPVQYAKRMVGRRMYGGSTTYIPIKINMANVIPVIFASSLLALPGLAAQFSSEQDAGWILWIQTNLMDPAASLHIAIYVVLILFFTFFYTSITFNPEDVADNMKRYGGFIPGIRAGRPTSEYLTYVLNRITTSGAVYLAIVALIPTLALKAMGVANQIPFGGSSLIIVVGVGLQTVQQINSQLQQRHYEGFLR from the coding sequence TTGCTCGGCGCATTCACGCGTGCATTCCGTACCCCGGATCTGCGCAAGAAGCTGCTGTTCACGCTGGGAATCATGGCGTTGTTCCGGCTCGGTTCATTGATACCGACCCCCGGGATCGACTACACCAACGTGCAGACCTGTATCGCCACGCCCACGGGCGGCGGTCAGGACCTGCTCGGACTGGTCAACCTGTTCTCCGGCGGTGCGCTGCTCCAGCTGAGCGTCTTCGCGCTCGGCATCATGCCCTACATCACCGCGAGCATCATCGTGCAGCTGCTCCGCGTGGTCATCCCCAAGTTCGAGGCGCTCCAGAAGGAGGGCCAGACGGGGCAGGCGAAGCTCACGCAGTACACGCGTTACCTGACGATCTTCCTCGCCGTCCTGCAGGCCACGACCTACGTGACGATGGCCCGCAACGGGATCCTCTTCCCGGGCTGCTCGGTCGAGGTCATCCCCGACCAGTCCTGGCCGAACCTGCTCATCATGATCCTGACGATGACGGCCGGGACCGGCCTGATCATGTGGATCGGTGAACAGATCACGGAGCACGGCGTCGGCAACGGGATGTCGCTGCTCATCTTCACCTCGATCGCCGCGAGCTTCCCGGGCGCGATCGGCCAGATCTTCGCCGTCGACGGGGGCACCACGAAGGTGCTCATCTTCGTCGGACTCGCACTCGTGCTCACGTGCGCCATCGTGTTCGTCGAGCAGTCCCAGCGCCGCATCCCCGTGCAGTACGCGAAGCGGATGGTCGGCCGGCGGATGTACGGCGGCTCGACCACCTACATCCCGATCAAGATCAACATGGCGAACGTGATCCCCGTGATCTTCGCGTCCTCGCTGCTCGCGCTGCCGGGCCTCGCGGCCCAGTTCTCCTCCGAGCAGGACGCCGGCTGGATCCTGTGGATCCAGACGAACCTCATGGACCCCGCCGCGTCGCTCCACATCGCGATCTACGTCGTGCTCATCCTCTTCTTCACGTTCTTCTACACGTCGATCACGTTCAACCCGGAGGACGTGGCGGACAACATGAAGCGCTACGGGGGCTTCATCCCGGGCATCCGGGCCGGCCGCCCGACGTCGGAGTACCTGACCTACGTGCTCAACCGCATCACCACCTCCGGGGCCGTGTACCTGGCGATCGTCGCGCTCATCCCGACGCTCGCACTCAAGGCGATGGGCGTGGCGAACCAGATCCCCTTCGGCGGATCCTCGCTCATCATCGTCGTCGGCGTCGGCCTGCAGACCGTTCAGCAGATCAACAGCCAGCTCCAGCAGCGTCACTACGAAGGGTTCCTGCGATGA
- the rplO gene encoding 50S ribosomal protein L15, with amino-acid sequence MAENADQAEDRASGPALRLHHLRPALGARTAKTRVGRGEGGKGGKTAGRGTKGTKARYQVPERFEGGQTPLHMRLPKTRGFKNPLRTTYQVVNLGKLGETFPEGGDVTVADLVGHGLVRGGQLVKVLGTGEISVALNVTADSFSNSAKSKLEAAGGSATTA; translated from the coding sequence ATGGCTGAGAACGCCGACCAGGCCGAGGACCGCGCGAGCGGCCCCGCACTCCGGCTGCACCACCTGCGTCCCGCCCTGGGCGCCCGGACCGCCAAGACCCGCGTGGGTCGCGGTGAGGGCGGCAAGGGTGGCAAGACCGCGGGCCGCGGTACCAAGGGAACGAAGGCTCGTTACCAGGTGCCCGAGCGGTTCGAGGGTGGACAGACGCCGCTGCACATGCGCCTGCCCAAGACGCGCGGCTTCAAGAACCCGCTGCGCACGACCTATCAGGTGGTCAACCTGGGCAAGCTCGGGGAGACCTTCCCCGAGGGCGGCGACGTCACGGTGGCCGACCTCGTCGGTCACGGACTGGTCCGCGGCGGTCAGCTCGTCAAGGTGCTCGGCACCGGCGAGATCTCCGTCGCGCTGAACGTCACGGCCGACTCGTTCTCGAACTCCGCGAAGAGCAAGCTCGAAGCGGCGGGTGGCTCGGCGACCACCGCCTGA
- the rpmD gene encoding 50S ribosomal protein L30 — MSRLKVTQTKSEIGCKPNQRETLRSLGLKRIGDTVVKEDRPEFRGMVGTVAHLVAVEEVD, encoded by the coding sequence ATGAGCCGACTCAAGGTGACCCAGACGAAGTCCGAGATCGGCTGCAAGCCGAACCAGCGCGAGACGCTGCGTTCCCTCGGCCTCAAGCGAATCGGCGACACGGTCGTCAAGGAGGACCGTCCCGAGTTCCGCGGGATGGTCGGAACGGTGGCCCACCTGGTCGCCGTCGAGGAGGTGGACTGA
- the rpsE gene encoding 30S ribosomal protein S5 has translation MAAPQRGRAGASGSAGTAGERSERSDRTDRRERQGGRRRDDAEKNNYVERVVTINRVSKVVKGGRRFSFTALVVVGDGDGTVGVGYGKAKEVPAAIAKGVEEAKKNFFRVPRIQNTIPHRVQGEAAAGVVLLRPATPGTGVIAGGPVRAVLDCAGIHDILSKSLGSSNAINIVHATVAALKGLEQPEAVAARRGMSLEDVTPAALLRAQAAGSKADKTPEAAAS, from the coding sequence ATGGCTGCACCGCAGCGTGGCAGAGCCGGCGCTTCCGGTTCCGCCGGTACCGCAGGTGAGCGGAGCGAACGGTCCGATCGGACGGATCGCCGCGAGCGTCAGGGCGGCCGTCGCCGCGACGACGCAGAGAAGAACAACTACGTCGAGCGCGTCGTGACGATCAACCGCGTCTCCAAGGTCGTCAAGGGTGGGCGTCGCTTCAGCTTCACCGCCCTGGTCGTCGTCGGTGACGGCGACGGCACCGTCGGCGTCGGCTACGGCAAGGCCAAGGAGGTGCCCGCGGCGATCGCCAAGGGCGTCGAGGAGGCGAAGAAGAACTTCTTCCGCGTCCCCCGGATCCAGAACACCATCCCGCACCGCGTGCAGGGTGAGGCCGCCGCGGGCGTGGTGCTGCTGCGCCCGGCGACCCCGGGTACCGGAGTCATCGCCGGCGGTCCGGTGCGCGCGGTCCTCGACTGCGCGGGCATCCACGACATCCTCTCCAAGTCGCTGGGCTCCTCGAACGCGATCAACATCGTGCACGCCACGGTGGCCGCGCTCAAGGGCCTCGAACAGCCGGAGGCCGTCGCGGCCCGACGGGGCATGTCCCTCGAGGACGTCACCCCCGCGGCCCTGCTCCGTGCCCAGGCGGCCGGCTCCAAGGCCGACAAGACCCCTGAGGCGGCCGCGTCATGA
- the rplR gene encoding 50S ribosomal protein L18 — MSSFVKARTGSGKRTSRTRRHIRLRKKLRGTASRPRLVVNRSARHMVAQVVDDAIGRTLVSASTLEADLRADTGDKTAKAKRVGALIAERAQAAGIESVVFDRGGNAYHGRVAAVADGAREGGLSL; from the coding sequence ATGTCCTCCTTCGTCAAGGCCCGCACCGGGTCCGGCAAGCGCACCTCGCGGACGCGTCGCCACATCCGCCTGCGCAAGAAGCTGCGCGGCACCGCGAGCCGGCCCCGCCTCGTCGTCAACCGCTCCGCCCGCCACATGGTGGCGCAGGTGGTCGACGACGCGATCGGGCGCACGCTCGTGTCCGCCTCCACCCTCGAGGCCGACCTGCGCGCCGACACCGGCGACAAGACGGCCAAGGCCAAGCGCGTCGGCGCCCTGATCGCCGAGCGTGCCCAGGCCGCCGGGATCGAGTCGGTCGTCTTCGACCGCGGCGGGAACGCCTATCACGGCCGGGTGGCCGCGGTGGCCGACGGCGCTCGTGAGGGGGGCCTGTCCCTGTGA
- the rplF gene encoding 50S ribosomal protein L6, which produces MSRIGKLPVTVPAGVDVTISGPEVTVKGPKGTLSQTLPDPITASRQDSGEILVERPNDERTSRALHGLSRTLVNNLVVGVTQGYEKKLEIVGTGYRVVSKGNSLEFTLGLSHPVNIVAPEGISFTVESATKFSVAGIDKQQVGEVAANIRKLRKPEPYKGKGIRYAGEQVRRKVGKAGK; this is translated from the coding sequence ATGTCGCGTATTGGAAAACTCCCCGTCACCGTCCCCGCAGGCGTCGATGTGACCATCTCGGGACCGGAGGTCACCGTCAAGGGACCCAAGGGCACCCTGAGTCAGACCCTCCCGGATCCGATCACCGCGAGCCGTCAGGACTCCGGCGAGATCCTGGTCGAGCGCCCCAACGACGAGCGCACCTCTCGTGCCCTCCACGGCCTCAGCCGCACGCTGGTGAACAACCTGGTCGTCGGCGTGACCCAGGGCTACGAGAAGAAGCTCGAGATCGTCGGCACCGGTTACCGCGTCGTGTCCAAGGGCAACTCGCTCGAGTTCACGCTCGGGCTGTCGCACCCGGTGAACATCGTCGCCCCCGAGGGCATCAGCTTCACGGTCGAGTCGGCCACGAAGTTCTCGGTCGCCGGCATCGACAAGCAGCAGGTCGGCGAGGTCGCTGCGAACATCCGCAAGCTCCGCAAGCCCGAGCCCTATAAGGGCAAGGGCATCCGGTACGCGGGTGAACAGGTCCGCCGCAAGGTCGGAAAGGCTGGTAAGTAA
- the rpsH gene encoding 30S ribosomal protein S8, with protein MTMTDPIADMLTRLRNANSAYHEAVSMPYSKLKAHIAEMLQAEGYISGFEVADAEVGQTLTLNLKFGPQRERALAGVRRVSKPGLRVYAKSTKLPKVLGGLGVAILSTSSGLLTDKQAEKKGVGGEVLAYVW; from the coding sequence ATGACAATGACAGACCCCATCGCCGATATGCTGACGCGCTTGCGCAATGCGAACTCGGCGTATCACGAGGCCGTCTCGATGCCGTACTCCAAACTGAAGGCCCACATCGCCGAGATGCTCCAGGCCGAGGGCTACATCAGTGGGTTCGAGGTTGCGGATGCCGAGGTGGGCCAGACCCTGACCCTCAACCTGAAGTTCGGACCGCAGCGGGAGCGTGCCCTGGCGGGCGTGCGCCGCGTGTCCAAGCCGGGCCTGCGGGTCTATGCGAAGTCGACCAAACTGCCGAAGGTGCTCGGCGGCCTGGGCGTGGCGATCCTGTCCACGTCCTCGGGCCTGCTCACCGACAAGCAGGCGGAGAAGAAGGGCGTGGGTGGGGAAGTCCTCGCCTACGTGTGGTGA
- a CDS encoding type Z 30S ribosomal protein S14 has product MAKTALIQKANRKPKFKVRGYTRCNRCGRPHSVYRKFGLCRICLREMALAGQLPGVTKSSW; this is encoded by the coding sequence ATGGCGAAGACCGCACTCATCCAGAAAGCCAATCGCAAGCCGAAGTTCAAGGTGCGCGGCTACACCCGATGCAACCGGTGCGGCCGTCCGCACTCGGTGTACCGCAAGTTCGGCCTGTGCCGCATCTGCCTGCGCGAGATGGCCCTTGCGGGTCAGCTCCCCGGCGTGACCAAGAGCAGCTGGTAA
- the rplE gene encoding 50S ribosomal protein L5: protein MSTTTATELPRLKAKYRDEIVGGLREEFAHANVNQVAGLTKIVVNMGVGDAARDSKLIEGAIRDLTIITGQKPVTTKARKSIAQFKLREGQPIGTHVTLRGDRMWEFLDRLLTLALPRIRDFRGLSPKQFDGQGNYTFGLNEQSMFHEIDQDKIDRVRGMDITIVTTADTDDEGRSLLRRLGFPFKEN from the coding sequence ATGAGCACCACTACAGCGACCGAGCTGCCGCGCCTCAAGGCCAAGTACCGCGACGAGATCGTCGGCGGCCTGCGCGAGGAGTTCGCCCACGCGAACGTCAACCAGGTGGCGGGCCTGACCAAGATCGTGGTCAACATGGGCGTCGGGGACGCGGCTCGCGACTCCAAGCTCATCGAGGGCGCGATTCGCGACCTCACGATCATCACCGGTCAGAAGCCCGTGACGACCAAGGCACGCAAGTCGATCGCGCAGTTCAAGCTGCGCGAGGGGCAGCCGATCGGTACCCACGTGACCCTCCGCGGCGACCGCATGTGGGAGTTCCTGGACCGCCTGCTCACGCTGGCGCTTCCCCGGATCCGCGACTTCCGCGGACTCTCGCCCAAGCAGTTCGACGGTCAGGGGAACTACACCTTCGGCCTGAACGAGCAGTCGATGTTCCACGAGATCGATCAGGACAAGATCGACCGGGTCCGGGGCATGGACATCACCATCGTGACCACAGCCGACACGGACGACGAGGGGCGCTCGTTGCTGCGCCGGCTCGGCTTCCCCTTCAAGGAGAACTGA
- the rplX gene encoding 50S ribosomal protein L24, with protein sequence MAKVKKGDLVVVISGRDKGQQGRVLFVDTKHDRVVVEGVQRVTRHTKVGQGQQGARTGGIETVEAPIHISNVMVVDPETKKSTRVGYRIEQVESDGRTRNSRVRVAKRSGKDI encoded by the coding sequence ATGGCAAAGGTCAAGAAGGGCGACCTCGTAGTCGTCATCAGCGGCCGCGACAAGGGCCAGCAGGGTCGCGTGTTGTTCGTCGACACGAAGCACGACCGCGTCGTGGTCGAGGGCGTCCAGCGCGTCACGCGCCACACGAAGGTCGGCCAGGGCCAGCAGGGTGCGCGCACCGGCGGCATCGAGACGGTCGAGGCGCCGATCCACATCAGCAATGTGATGGTGGTCGACCCGGAGACCAAGAAGAGCACCCGGGTCGGGTACCGCATCGAGCAGGTCGAGAGCGACGGCCGCACCCGCAACAGCCGGGTCCGCGTGGCCAAGCGCTCCGGTAAGGACATTTGA
- the rplN gene encoding 50S ribosomal protein L14, protein MIQQESRLKVADNTGAKEILCVRVLGGSGRRYAGIGDVIVATVKDAIPGGNVKKGDVVKAVVVRASKETRRVDGSYIRFDENAAVILKNDGEPRGTRIFGPVGRELRDKRFMRIVSLAPEVI, encoded by the coding sequence ATGATCCAGCAGGAGTCGCGACTCAAGGTCGCCGACAACACGGGCGCCAAGGAGATCTTGTGCGTTCGAGTTCTCGGTGGATCCGGACGTCGCTACGCCGGCATCGGCGATGTCATCGTCGCCACCGTCAAGGACGCGATCCCCGGCGGCAACGTCAAGAAGGGCGACGTGGTCAAGGCCGTGGTCGTCCGCGCCAGCAAGGAGACCCGTCGTGTGGACGGCTCTTACATTCGCTTCGACGAGAACGCCGCCGTCATTCTCAAGAACGACGGCGAGCCGCGCGGCACGCGCATCTTCGGACCGGTCGGTCGGGAGCTGCGTGACAAGCGGTTCATGCGCATCGTCTCGCTCGCACCGGAGGTGATCTGA
- the rpsQ gene encoding 30S ribosomal protein S17, producing the protein MATESADTATSVQRPYRKVRRGYVVSDKMDKTVVVEVEERVKHALYGKVLRRTAKVKAHDETNAVGTGDLVRIMETRPLSATKRWRVVEVLEKAK; encoded by the coding sequence ATGGCAACCGAGTCTGCAGACACCGCAACCTCCGTCCAGCGTCCGTATCGCAAGGTCCGGCGCGGCTATGTCGTGAGCGACAAGATGGACAAGACCGTCGTGGTCGAGGTCGAGGAGCGCGTCAAGCACGCGCTCTACGGTAAGGTTCTGCGCCGGACCGCGAAGGTCAAGGCGCACGACGAGACCAACGCGGTCGGCACCGGCGACCTCGTCCGGATCATGGAGACCCGACCGCTGTCCGCCACCAAGCGCTGGCGTGTGGTCGAGGTCCTCGAGAAGGCCAAGTAA